Proteins from a genomic interval of Candidatus Nanopelagicales bacterium:
- a CDS encoding MFS transporter — protein sequence MAEDPDSPLEYRGIVTFARSLPRPTRMFMVAAAISQMGNTGLILATATISADAAPTAPQAATYTAVMFFLFFAWSALATPFTGRLTSWLGALPAFLMIQVASFAVWAAIALLIGLGIPGYPLLLISSVVFGALAGWNMPLNQVALSSYAPTADRARSIAVMGAAQGVGSVVGGPLAGLIVDWVGPIWVLAFNAVSSLPLAWLIVAVSPVQTPQAPSRAGGSLRAVWNAVHSKTAIRSAVVVATTSALLIGPMTHMVVPFARDLNHELALHAGLLLGALAAGHMVSPVLLPRLRHANHGVASVRAYVMAACAMVLVAVVATVLDGSSELIMLMMILIVFAAGSMTGRAYLINFVQTESDEEKRTSHLAAYFLAVTVGVMVGSLIWGQLFATVGSAWSMVIFGVGTLLTMIFYWRALLRGDRSPGSQSVGSQ from the coding sequence GTGGCTGAGGACCCGGACTCACCACTGGAATACCGCGGGATCGTCACTTTCGCCCGGTCGCTTCCTCGCCCGACTCGAATGTTCATGGTTGCCGCGGCCATCAGCCAGATGGGCAACACCGGTCTCATCCTCGCGACCGCGACGATTTCGGCGGACGCAGCACCGACCGCTCCCCAGGCGGCCACTTACACAGCGGTGATGTTCTTCCTCTTCTTCGCGTGGTCGGCGCTGGCAACACCCTTCACGGGTCGATTGACGAGCTGGCTGGGGGCGCTTCCGGCCTTTCTGATGATCCAGGTCGCATCCTTCGCCGTGTGGGCGGCGATCGCCCTGCTCATCGGCTTGGGGATCCCCGGGTACCCACTGCTGCTCATCTCGTCTGTGGTGTTCGGGGCCCTTGCCGGATGGAACATGCCCCTGAATCAGGTGGCACTCAGCAGCTACGCGCCCACCGCCGATCGAGCGAGATCGATCGCGGTGATGGGCGCCGCGCAGGGGGTGGGCTCAGTCGTCGGGGGCCCGCTGGCGGGCTTGATCGTGGACTGGGTCGGGCCGATCTGGGTGTTGGCGTTCAACGCGGTCTCCTCGCTCCCATTGGCGTGGCTGATTGTCGCCGTGTCGCCCGTGCAGACCCCGCAAGCGCCAAGCCGTGCAGGTGGTTCGCTGCGAGCGGTCTGGAACGCGGTCCACTCGAAGACGGCCATTCGATCGGCTGTGGTCGTTGCCACGACCAGTGCGCTTCTGATCGGACCGATGACCCACATGGTCGTGCCTTTTGCCCGGGATCTGAATCATGAACTTGCTCTGCATGCCGGACTGCTCCTCGGGGCGTTAGCGGCCGGACACATGGTGTCGCCCGTACTTCTGCCTCGGCTTCGGCACGCGAATCACGGCGTGGCTTCTGTGCGGGCGTATGTCATGGCGGCATGCGCGATGGTGCTCGTTGCAGTGGTGGCCACAGTCCTGGACGGAAGCTCGGAGCTGATCATGCTCATGATGATCCTCATCGTCTTCGCCGCTGGCTCGATGACCGGACGCGCCTATCTGATCAACTTCGTCCAGACGGAGAGCGACGAAGAGAAGCGCACGAGTCACCTGGCCGCGTACTTCCTCGCGGTGACCGTGGGAGTCATGGTGGGGTCGCTCATCTGGGGCCAGTTGTTCGCAACTGTCGGGTCGGCCTGGTCGATGGTGATATTCGGAGTCGGAACCCTGCTGACGATGATCTTCTACTGGCGAGCTCTGCTGCGGGGGGACCGTAGTCCTGGCAGTCAGTCCGTTGGCAGTCAGTAG
- a CDS encoding fasciclin domain-containing protein, with protein sequence MNKRLLAGGTAVALTASMGVGAIGATSAQAAGKTPLAEVLVDGDFDKNGKDYDIVTDAVLAVLGDDPASPVSLLTKGGQRATAFLPTDAAFKRLASALTGKQVKSEKKAFEAVAGLGLDTVEEVLLLHVVPGATITAKKALKSDGAKLTTAQGEKLEVMVKQAHSDTPRVFIKDLSNTSSDARVFEVDINKGNRQIAHGINAVLLPQAL encoded by the coding sequence ATGAACAAGCGACTTCTCGCCGGCGGGACCGCCGTTGCCTTGACCGCCTCGATGGGCGTCGGTGCGATCGGTGCCACATCCGCGCAAGCTGCCGGCAAGACCCCTCTGGCAGAGGTTCTCGTCGATGGCGACTTCGACAAGAATGGCAAGGATTACGACATCGTGACAGATGCGGTCCTGGCCGTACTCGGTGACGATCCCGCTTCGCCGGTCAGTCTGCTGACCAAGGGTGGCCAGCGGGCCACGGCGTTCCTCCCGACCGACGCGGCCTTCAAGCGTCTGGCCAGTGCCCTCACCGGCAAGCAGGTCAAGTCCGAGAAGAAGGCGTTCGAGGCTGTTGCAGGTCTGGGCTTGGACACTGTGGAGGAGGTCCTGCTGCTCCATGTGGTTCCGGGTGCGACGATCACCGCCAAGAAGGCGCTGAAGTCCGACGGCGCCAAGTTGACCACTGCGCAGGGCGAGAAGCTCGAGGTCATGGTCAAGCAGGCTCACTCCGACACCCCTCGGGTGTTCATCAAGGACCTGAGCAACACGTCCTCTGACGCTCGGGTGTTCGAAGTGGACATCAACAAGGGCAACCGCCAGATCGCTCATGGCATCAACGCGGTGCTGCTGCCGCAGGCGCTCTGA
- a CDS encoding anti-sigma factor: protein MGDRRRSQAPASWTNWLPLGVAAAVGAVLGGLVTGVATVDRQDALPPSQVVAQAQLAALPDGVDTVGRGSAVFEKDVDGDDLLVVNTSGLENPQGFYEVWLLNPKTSGLIAVGTVGSGAQEVTFPVPAGIDPAEFSVVDISDEPLDGDPTHSKVSVLRGALVT, encoded by the coding sequence TTGGGCGATCGCCGCCGATCCCAGGCGCCCGCGTCATGGACGAACTGGCTTCCACTCGGTGTCGCGGCAGCAGTCGGTGCGGTGCTCGGGGGACTGGTCACGGGGGTTGCCACCGTGGATCGGCAGGATGCCCTGCCGCCCTCACAGGTCGTGGCGCAAGCTCAGTTGGCGGCTCTGCCCGATGGAGTCGACACTGTTGGTCGCGGCTCGGCGGTCTTCGAGAAGGACGTCGACGGCGACGACTTGCTCGTGGTCAACACGAGCGGACTGGAGAATCCGCAGGGGTTCTATGAGGTCTGGTTGCTCAATCCCAAGACGTCGGGCTTGATCGCTGTCGGGACCGTCGGATCGGGCGCACAGGAGGTTACCTTCCCGGTGCCGGCGGGCATCGACCCTGCTGAGTTCTCGGTCGTGGACATCTCGGATGAGCCCCTCGACGGCGATCCCACCCACTCAAAGGTGAGTGTTCTGCGCGGCGCACTCGTCACATGA
- a CDS encoding DUF5302 domain-containing protein, with the protein MDETPRDPEGTAAASHDEPNADIQAKMKEALERKHEAEQAGHAHLDAHSTNQRTHGKSGGGRQFRRKAGG; encoded by the coding sequence ATGGACGAAACCCCGCGTGACCCCGAAGGAACCGCCGCCGCATCTCACGACGAGCCCAACGCCGACATCCAAGCGAAGATGAAGGAAGCGCTGGAGCGTAAACACGAAGCGGAGCAGGCCGGCCACGCGCACCTCGATGCGCACTCCACCAACCAACGCACCCACGGGAAGTCCGGCGGCGGCCGTCAGTTCCGCCGCAAGGCCGGTGGCTGA
- a CDS encoding nitrilase-related carbon-nitrogen hydrolase, with translation MNTAMPDNLQNPDSDSLNPGGTPQAFEANSAGRLWLGIGFALVSAVLLVVTWQAYGNLWWLTPVAFVPMYVAQYRLLPRRWSGLAVGIAAAGFWGALFAQGSTVLPLPLVALGALVAGGLWWFLGAFQRPFSERTGYRWFIVQMPVFWVGFDLAIQNNEITGTYNWIAYHLSAAPALIHGVSVMSTPALSFLLLLINAAIALGVLRVIDARGWSRGAVPIPAPVVKWSTAVTAGVTLIWIVTSVVIYQQVSQRMGPSVRVATVQPGLANVATGLVVVGPADPDRPESERIDAQKRQLTTLTKQAAARGAQLVIWPEEILSYDPRVQHTQWIPDLVRETGVYLVQGFVIDPKNFQAPNTALTWGPDGTVVSEYLKTERVIAEGEAFPPGTLYPITTTSFGRLGVIICFDIDFPNGPARRETLSGAQIIAAPSIDFASGAIIRTASTVFRSIENRVGFAKADMAWDSVIVAPNGQVIARTLKTDPRGGEAILVEDLPLGPADSPFTLYGGTPFQWLLNVAWVLLVVVMFTTWRRTRAANAADSRASESK, from the coding sequence GTGAACACGGCCATGCCGGACAACCTCCAAAACCCCGATAGCGATTCCCTGAACCCCGGCGGCACTCCGCAGGCTTTCGAGGCGAACAGCGCTGGGCGCTTGTGGCTCGGTATCGGATTCGCATTGGTCAGTGCGGTACTGCTGGTGGTGACATGGCAGGCCTACGGCAATCTGTGGTGGCTGACGCCAGTCGCCTTCGTCCCCATGTACGTGGCGCAGTACCGACTGCTGCCGCGTCGGTGGTCGGGACTGGCGGTGGGTATCGCCGCTGCGGGGTTCTGGGGTGCGCTGTTCGCCCAGGGGTCCACAGTGCTCCCACTGCCACTCGTGGCTCTCGGTGCGCTCGTCGCCGGGGGCCTGTGGTGGTTCCTGGGAGCGTTTCAGCGGCCATTCAGCGAGCGCACCGGTTACCGCTGGTTCATCGTCCAGATGCCGGTGTTCTGGGTTGGGTTCGATCTGGCGATCCAGAACAACGAGATCACGGGGACCTACAATTGGATCGCCTACCACCTCAGCGCCGCACCAGCTTTGATTCACGGCGTCAGCGTCATGAGCACCCCGGCACTCAGTTTTCTCCTCCTACTCATTAACGCGGCCATCGCTCTGGGGGTGCTGCGCGTGATCGATGCGCGCGGCTGGAGTCGCGGCGCTGTACCGATTCCGGCGCCGGTTGTGAAGTGGTCGACCGCCGTGACGGCCGGTGTGACGCTGATCTGGATCGTGACCAGTGTCGTCATCTACCAGCAGGTCAGCCAGAGGATGGGTCCGTCGGTCCGGGTCGCGACCGTTCAGCCCGGGCTCGCGAATGTGGCCACCGGACTGGTCGTCGTGGGGCCAGCAGATCCCGATCGGCCCGAATCGGAGCGGATCGATGCGCAGAAGCGGCAGCTGACGACCCTGACCAAGCAGGCCGCAGCTCGCGGCGCCCAATTGGTGATCTGGCCCGAGGAGATCTTGTCCTACGATCCCAGGGTCCAGCACACGCAGTGGATCCCGGACCTGGTACGGGAAACCGGGGTGTACCTCGTGCAGGGGTTCGTCATCGATCCGAAGAACTTCCAGGCACCCAACACCGCCCTGACGTGGGGTCCCGATGGAACTGTGGTGTCCGAGTACCTGAAGACCGAACGTGTGATCGCTGAAGGGGAGGCATTTCCACCCGGCACGCTGTATCCGATCACGACCACTTCGTTCGGTCGACTCGGTGTGATCATCTGCTTCGACATCGACTTCCCGAATGGCCCCGCCAGGCGCGAGACCTTGTCCGGAGCTCAGATCATCGCAGCACCGAGCATCGATTTCGCCTCTGGCGCGATCATCCGTACGGCCTCCACGGTCTTCCGAAGCATCGAGAATCGTGTCGGTTTCGCCAAAGCTGACATGGCGTGGGACTCCGTCATCGTGGCGCCTAACGGACAGGTCATCGCGCGCACTCTCAAGACGGATCCGCGCGGGGGAGAGGCGATCCTGGTCGAGGACCTGCCGCTGGGACCAGCCGATTCGCCGTTCACCTTGTACGGCGGCACGCCGTTCCAGTGGTTGTTGAACGTGGCATGGGTGCTGCTCGTGGTCGTCATGTTCACGACGTGGCGACGCACCCGTGCCGCGAACGCGGCGGACAGTCGGGCATCCGAGAGCAAGTAA
- a CDS encoding response regulator transcription factor: MKPKALLVEDAPEFALLGEKLLVREGYDVMHVTDGETALTRAREVHPDLVLLDVSLPGIDGFEVCRQLREFCDAYVIMVTARTDEIDKVVGLSVGADDYVVKPFSLRELAARIAAMRRRPRQQLNPDVRTFGGLTIDTGAREVVLDGEPVALTRIEYELLERLSSAPRRSFTRVQLLESVWGAEWYGDSHAVDVHIANLRRKLHESGGEPRFIHTVRGVGFRFETPSG; encoded by the coding sequence ATGAAGCCCAAGGCCCTACTGGTAGAGGATGCCCCCGAGTTCGCGCTGCTCGGTGAGAAGTTGTTGGTGCGCGAGGGCTATGACGTCATGCACGTCACGGACGGCGAAACCGCTCTGACTCGGGCCCGCGAGGTGCACCCGGATCTCGTCCTCCTGGATGTCTCACTCCCAGGGATAGACGGGTTCGAAGTCTGTCGCCAACTTCGCGAGTTCTGTGATGCCTACGTCATCATGGTGACCGCACGAACCGACGAGATCGACAAGGTCGTCGGATTGTCCGTCGGCGCTGACGACTACGTCGTCAAGCCGTTCTCGCTGCGTGAACTGGCGGCCCGGATCGCCGCAATGCGGCGGCGCCCCCGGCAGCAACTCAATCCCGATGTACGTACCTTCGGTGGACTCACCATCGACACCGGGGCACGCGAGGTGGTTCTGGACGGTGAGCCGGTGGCGCTCACCCGCATTGAATATGAACTGCTCGAAAGGCTGTCGTCGGCGCCCCGCAGATCGTTCACGCGGGTCCAACTCCTCGAGAGTGTCTGGGGCGCCGAATGGTACGGCGATAGTCATGCCGTCGATGTTCACATCGCGAACCTGCGCCGGAAGTTGCACGAGAGCGGTGGCGAGCCGCGCTTCATCCACACCGTCCGCGGCGTGGGATTCCGGTTCGAGACTCCGAGCGGGTGA
- a CDS encoding heme NO-binding domain-containing protein yields the protein MKGILFNLVEQIVTEDHGADMWDDLLDDAGLFGAYTSIGSYDDAEMMAILDAASQRLDVPVPEVERHLGRRALPLFLERYPELRGDHTTSRGLIMTLNSFIHPQVRILHPGADVPDFDVAEIESDSIEMTYRSGRRLCFFAEGLLLGAGDEYGENIAVSQSTCMHDGADHCVLQVMWESP from the coding sequence ATGAAAGGCATCCTGTTCAACCTCGTGGAGCAGATCGTCACTGAAGATCACGGTGCGGACATGTGGGACGACCTCCTCGACGATGCCGGTCTGTTCGGCGCCTACACCTCCATCGGCAGTTATGACGACGCCGAGATGATGGCCATCCTGGATGCCGCCTCGCAGCGCCTGGATGTCCCCGTTCCCGAGGTGGAGCGACACCTAGGCCGCCGGGCTCTACCGCTGTTCCTGGAGCGCTATCCCGAGCTCCGTGGTGATCACACCACCTCCCGTGGGCTGATCATGACCCTCAACTCCTTCATCCATCCACAGGTCCGGATACTGCACCCGGGTGCCGACGTCCCCGACTTCGACGTAGCGGAGATCGAGAGTGACTCCATCGAGATGACCTATCGGTCAGGCAGGCGTCTGTGCTTCTTCGCAGAGGGTTTGCTTCTCGGTGCAGGCGACGAATACGGCGAGAATATCGCCGTCTCGCAGTCCACGTGTATGCATGACGGTGCTGATCACTGCGTGCTCCAGGTCATGTGGGAATCACCGTGA
- a CDS encoding response regulator: MARRLAREHVARVQAEEIAESRLRESFARQQELDLVARVATLANASTDLRGTYRDVLPMVVEHGNWTSGHVLLPAADDPTVLRSWGLWFHTNPVMGARLEAASRDREFALGEGLPGMAFRDGPTWEPDFSSSVTFVRRDVLAAGSACAFPVVVKSDVVAVFECLSLIPRPIDERFLHVCGLVGTALGRAAERDVAASLDQAARQTLENAVTERTRELVEARRSIQAGARARQAFHAALSHELGTPLHALRAALAGAHDASDDDLQRLLVIAEEAADELQDRAAKLVHNAEPELTDEPPQVVEPSQILEPTVKAYRRILGDTPRNLSVTIDESADQAVFLDESALIRGVEAVLAAALLASDSGDIDISVRMSPTDILVETGFPGTEIEVPELARQSAENADGQITSAGSEGRTTITLSIPGVLPAAQRQGAVDRVLLADDTAIMRQLGSAMVTSLGHPVDVVSNGAEAVAALADTDYGLVLMDLSMPELDGWEATRHIRAGKVGPGAAATPVVALTAHTSAKHLLRSRLAGMDDVLTKPFTKQQLAGILDRFLPPSAAS; this comes from the coding sequence ATGGCACGCCGTTTGGCGCGCGAACATGTTGCGCGGGTCCAGGCGGAGGAGATCGCCGAGTCCCGATTGCGGGAGTCCTTTGCGCGGCAGCAGGAACTGGACCTGGTCGCCCGGGTCGCAACCTTGGCCAACGCCAGTACCGACCTGCGCGGCACGTATCGCGATGTCCTGCCCATGGTGGTCGAACACGGCAACTGGACAAGTGGCCATGTGCTGCTGCCGGCTGCGGATGATCCCACTGTCCTTCGTTCGTGGGGCTTGTGGTTCCACACGAATCCGGTCATGGGAGCCCGGCTTGAAGCCGCCAGTCGCGACCGCGAGTTCGCCCTGGGTGAGGGCCTGCCCGGGATGGCGTTTCGGGACGGGCCGACATGGGAGCCTGACTTCTCGAGCTCCGTGACGTTCGTACGTCGCGACGTGCTCGCCGCCGGAAGTGCCTGCGCCTTCCCGGTCGTGGTGAAGTCGGACGTGGTGGCCGTGTTCGAGTGTCTCAGCCTCATCCCGCGACCCATTGACGAACGATTCCTGCACGTATGCGGCCTGGTGGGCACCGCCCTGGGACGGGCAGCGGAGCGGGATGTCGCTGCGTCCCTCGATCAGGCGGCCCGCCAGACACTGGAGAACGCCGTCACGGAGCGAACGCGCGAACTCGTCGAGGCGCGACGTTCCATCCAAGCGGGCGCGAGAGCCCGCCAAGCGTTCCATGCGGCGCTCAGTCACGAACTGGGCACTCCGTTGCATGCATTGCGCGCCGCTCTCGCCGGCGCCCATGACGCGTCCGATGACGATCTGCAGCGGCTCTTGGTCATCGCCGAGGAGGCCGCTGACGAGTTGCAGGACCGGGCCGCGAAACTCGTGCACAACGCCGAGCCGGAGTTGACGGACGAACCGCCCCAAGTCGTCGAACCATCCCAGATTCTGGAGCCAACGGTGAAGGCATATCGCAGGATCCTGGGCGACACGCCACGGAACCTCTCGGTCACGATCGACGAAAGCGCTGACCAGGCGGTATTCCTGGACGAGTCTGCTCTGATTCGCGGTGTCGAGGCCGTTCTGGCCGCCGCGCTGCTGGCGTCCGACAGCGGCGACATCGACATCTCGGTGCGGATGTCACCCACCGACATCCTTGTCGAGACCGGATTCCCCGGCACAGAGATCGAGGTGCCGGAACTGGCCCGGCAGTCCGCTGAGAACGCCGACGGCCAGATCACCTCGGCCGGCTCCGAAGGACGGACAACCATTACCTTGTCCATCCCGGGCGTCCTACCCGCCGCACAACGCCAGGGAGCCGTTGATCGGGTGCTGCTGGCGGACGACACCGCGATCATGCGCCAGCTCGGCAGCGCCATGGTGACTTCACTCGGACACCCAGTCGACGTCGTCAGCAACGGGGCCGAGGCAGTCGCGGCCCTGGCGGACACCGACTACGGCCTCGTGTTGATGGACCTGTCCATGCCCGAGTTGGACGGCTGGGAAGCGACGCGGCACATCCGGGCCGGAAAGGTCGGCCCAGGCGCCGCCGCGACCCCGGTAGTTGCCCTGACTGCTCACACGTCAGCCAAACACCTACTCCGAAGCCGGCTGGCCGGGATGGACGACGTCTTGACCAAGCCGTTCACCAAGCAGCAGTTGGCGGGGATCCTGGATCGTTTCCTGCCACCCAGCGCTGCTTCTTGA
- a CDS encoding fibronectin type III domain-containing protein — protein MSSTPTTRLRWRSGIAGVAATATILATAALPATAAVSTVTVPGGLKVARSADMNQLQVTWRAVTGVDHYTVNVFDGTKDRSFVVPATATSLDIPVSGACTRYNVTVTAHDAEGNSAKTNAYLVDRLAPGGITGLTTQRAADTAVLEWKAPASEGASPISGYRVQVKEMASGKVLVERNSPDAVEKLSGLNPDRVYVAKVTPENKYGSCFTSTIALGNSQPESPQALTAVRNPSNPDEVQLSWKAPSWNGFGKIVRYEVGYRSPAQPKPQWDSVGLDTAKSLKLDSQKTWSLWVRAVNDSGKVKLSKEFKMQRQGGALTPELDPRVDLTETDGIVNVRFTGPVGSSAAYPKMNVAIAPTLAGRGFRDSHTVSNGAGEVEFDRVPCGVYSVVVTGLSANGTKEFGRKVINRCDTGQVTANLWKLVYGKADILGNAVDMKYGNESRVMSTTKRTSEDMVFTTRATLRSGWGYGIWTRASVPSGASVSGYSFQYDPGYENVNKSFGKALLLRVWNKGSECGTPIAKVKWPAGVAVNDTHDIVVVAQGDSLYASIDGIKLFDVPSLKQALADSKCNFPEPHGTEVGFRSWNSNSSAVFENTTLN, from the coding sequence ATGAGTTCAACACCCACGACCCGCCTGAGGTGGCGCTCCGGGATAGCCGGCGTCGCTGCCACCGCCACGATCTTGGCGACGGCGGCTCTGCCCGCCACGGCCGCCGTCTCCACGGTGACGGTGCCCGGTGGCCTGAAGGTTGCCCGTTCCGCCGACATGAACCAACTCCAGGTGACGTGGCGTGCCGTGACCGGTGTCGACCACTACACGGTCAACGTGTTCGACGGCACCAAGGACCGATCATTCGTGGTGCCCGCCACCGCCACTTCACTGGATATTCCGGTGTCCGGGGCTTGCACCCGGTACAACGTGACCGTCACCGCCCACGACGCCGAGGGCAACAGTGCCAAGACCAACGCCTACCTCGTCGATCGACTGGCTCCGGGTGGAATCACCGGCCTGACAACCCAGCGCGCGGCCGACACCGCAGTCCTGGAATGGAAGGCACCGGCCAGCGAGGGGGCTTCCCCGATCAGTGGTTACCGCGTCCAGGTCAAGGAGATGGCCTCCGGCAAAGTGCTCGTCGAGCGCAACTCGCCCGACGCGGTTGAGAAGTTGTCGGGCCTGAACCCCGACCGTGTCTACGTCGCGAAAGTGACCCCCGAGAACAAGTACGGATCGTGTTTCACCAGCACGATCGCCCTGGGGAACAGCCAACCGGAGAGTCCGCAGGCGTTGACCGCTGTCCGCAATCCCAGTAACCCCGATGAAGTTCAGTTGTCGTGGAAGGCGCCGTCCTGGAATGGCTTCGGCAAGATCGTGCGATACGAGGTGGGTTACCGATCCCCAGCTCAGCCCAAGCCACAGTGGGACTCGGTCGGCCTCGACACGGCGAAGAGCCTCAAGCTCGACTCCCAGAAGACGTGGAGCCTGTGGGTCCGAGCAGTCAACGACTCCGGCAAGGTGAAACTGAGCAAGGAGTTCAAGATGCAGCGCCAGGGCGGTGCACTCACGCCGGAACTGGACCCGCGGGTGGACCTCACTGAGACGGACGGCATCGTCAACGTCCGCTTCACCGGACCCGTAGGTTCGAGCGCGGCCTACCCCAAGATGAACGTGGCGATCGCTCCCACGCTGGCCGGGCGCGGGTTCCGTGACAGTCACACGGTGAGCAACGGTGCCGGTGAGGTCGAGTTCGACCGGGTCCCGTGTGGTGTGTACTCAGTCGTGGTGACAGGACTCAGCGCCAACGGCACAAAGGAGTTCGGACGTAAGGTCATCAACCGGTGCGACACCGGTCAGGTGACAGCCAACCTGTGGAAGCTCGTCTACGGCAAGGCCGACATCCTGGGCAACGCCGTCGACATGAAGTACGGCAACGAATCCCGTGTCATGAGCACGACCAAGCGCACATCAGAGGACATGGTCTTCACGACCCGGGCGACGCTTCGCTCCGGCTGGGGCTACGGAATCTGGACCCGAGCCAGCGTCCCCAGCGGCGCCTCGGTCAGCGGTTACTCGTTCCAGTACGACCCCGGCTACGAGAACGTGAACAAGTCCTTCGGCAAGGCGCTGCTGCTGCGAGTATGGAACAAGGGGAGTGAATGCGGGACGCCCATCGCCAAGGTGAAATGGCCTGCCGGTGTAGCCGTCAACGACACCCATGACATTGTGGTCGTGGCCCAAGGCGACAGCCTCTACGCCTCCATCGATGGCATCAAGTTGTTCGATGTGCCCAGCCTCAAGCAGGCGCTGGCCGACTCGAAGTGCAACTTCCCGGAGCCCCACGGAACCGAGGTCGGCTTCCGCTCCTGGAACAGCAACAGTTCCGCAGTCTTCGAGAACACAACGCTCAACTGA
- a CDS encoding alkaline phosphatase family protein encodes MTQHSAGEAMDHVILVIFENRSLDNLLGRLYGPQDGKDFEGVIGKDLSNPVPSWAENQPPDGSGRVEYVVATDMDSPNPDSGEEWFHTNTQLFNTMDEHNRFQFAQSAPWNVPPPGTEPNMQGFVADYISFFTAQVGRQPTFDEYRHIMTGFTPEQAPVLNGLARDFGVFDHWFCEVPSQTFMNRSFWTAGTSSGGTINSPVTHWTKDNTAETLFDRLDQTGRTWKIYVREPDPVSFTAVIHWPRIGDRAATNVAPFSQFKKDAANGELPDFALIEPNLLIGHGDYHPACSRALVQGLDLTGEQPSSILAGEAFLDEIYTTYRAMRSATGANVWNTTLFIGWDEPGGTYDHVAPGPVPPPDPAAPVGQLGFSFDRSGYRVPAIVVSPWVESGSVYNDEYRHTSMLATLRKLWDLGEPFTERDNAARTFDHVFSRAEARDPDDWAAPAANPVPKYQLDFELLQRQLSPLGQAILPAVIDLAKQRGIALPAAVHEPGFELSPQLAWDVCVLAMAHYFPTLGPGPEALRKLAGELLSSLED; translated from the coding sequence ATGACGCAGCATTCCGCCGGCGAGGCCATGGACCATGTGATCCTGGTGATCTTCGAGAACCGCTCGCTCGACAACCTCCTCGGGCGTCTGTATGGGCCGCAGGATGGCAAGGATTTCGAGGGCGTGATCGGTAAGGACCTGTCCAACCCCGTTCCCTCATGGGCCGAGAATCAGCCGCCCGACGGCAGTGGCCGGGTCGAGTATGTCGTCGCCACCGACATGGACTCACCCAACCCCGACTCGGGCGAGGAGTGGTTCCACACCAACACGCAGTTGTTCAACACGATGGACGAGCACAACCGATTCCAGTTCGCCCAGTCGGCGCCGTGGAACGTCCCGCCGCCCGGAACCGAGCCGAACATGCAGGGCTTCGTCGCCGACTACATCAGTTTCTTCACCGCTCAAGTTGGTCGACAGCCGACCTTTGACGAATACCGCCACATCATGACCGGTTTCACTCCCGAGCAGGCCCCCGTGCTCAACGGACTCGCTCGCGACTTCGGGGTGTTCGACCATTGGTTCTGCGAAGTGCCGTCGCAGACGTTCATGAACCGTTCCTTCTGGACCGCTGGAACCTCGTCAGGTGGCACGATCAACTCGCCCGTCACCCATTGGACCAAGGACAACACAGCCGAGACCCTGTTCGACCGACTCGATCAGACTGGCCGCACGTGGAAGATCTACGTCCGCGAACCCGACCCGGTGTCGTTCACAGCGGTCATCCATTGGCCCCGTATCGGCGACCGTGCCGCGACCAACGTAGCGCCCTTCTCGCAGTTCAAAAAAGATGCGGCCAACGGCGAACTACCTGACTTCGCCTTGATCGAGCCGAACCTCCTGATCGGGCACGGCGACTACCATCCCGCGTGCAGCCGGGCGCTGGTTCAGGGTCTGGACCTGACCGGGGAGCAACCGTCGTCCATCCTGGCGGGTGAAGCCTTCCTCGACGAGATCTACACCACCTATCGGGCCATGCGATCGGCCACCGGCGCCAACGTCTGGAACACCACGTTGTTCATTGGGTGGGACGAGCCCGGCGGCACCTATGACCACGTCGCGCCCGGGCCTGTCCCGCCACCTGATCCGGCAGCACCTGTCGGGCAGTTGGGCTTCTCCTTCGATCGCTCCGGTTACCGCGTCCCCGCCATCGTCGTGTCGCCGTGGGTGGAATCGGGATCGGTCTACAACGACGAATACCGCCACACGTCGATGCTGGCCACGCTCCGCAAATTGTGGGACTTGGGTGAACCGTTCACCGAACGTGACAACGCTGCGCGCACATTCGACCATGTCTTCAGCCGCGCAGAGGCACGTGACCCCGATGACTGGGCAGCCCCGGCCGCCAATCCGGTCCCGAAGTACCAGTTGGACTTCGAACTCCTGCAACGGCAACTGAGCCCACTGGGACAGGCCATCTTGCCCGCGGTCATCGACTTGGCCAAACAGAGGGGCATCGCCTTGCCGGCCGCAGTCCACGAACCGGGGTTCGAGCTGAGCCCCCAGTTGGCCTGGGATGTCTGTGTGCTCGCGATGGCCCACTACTTCCCCACCCTCGGACCCGGGCCCGAAGCGCTGCGGAAGCTCGCGGGCGAACTCCTTTCGAGCCTTGAAGACTGA